A DNA window from Mastacembelus armatus chromosome 11, fMasArm1.2, whole genome shotgun sequence contains the following coding sequences:
- the rpz2 gene encoding rapunzel 2: MADAEQVKKTAVKVLSCVEKVSSFASSIDPIFGIVSSLVGVARKGLMVEEGKPLDKDFQEIHNKLEIISEKNQYCLRKIRIDEVNETLGKYEEYIKHQYNAFNEMVAQVKKDPDNPQRYMRNFEKIYERDKSDMSLNVYYRSVMGSGTVFGRPLLKVYLENCDRDRRIMEHHCSHITHLFHMGLIALMAYTAVTEDDEDEVREKWAKKVEDIQQKMQEVLSQCKD; this comes from the coding sequence ATGGCTGATGCAGAACAGGTTAAGAAAACTGCAGTCAAGGTGCTGTCCTGTGTGGAGAAGGTGTCCTCCTTTGCTTCCTCCATTGACCCCATTTTCGGCATTGTCTCCTCCCTGGTCGGGGTGGCTCGCAAAGGTCTGATGGTCGAGGAGGGGAAACCTCTGGACAAAGACTTCCAGGAAATCCACAACAAGCTGGAGATCATCTCTGAAAAGAACCAATATTGCCTGAGGAAGATCCGCATTGATGAGGTGAACGAAACCCTTGGCAAGTATGAGGAGTACATCAAGCACCAGTACAATGCATTTAATGAAATGGTGGCACAGGTGAAGAAAGATCCAGACAACCCTCAACGCTACATGAGGAACTTTGAGAAGATTTATGAGAGAGACAAGAGTGACATGAGTCTCAATGTGTACTACCGCAGTGTGATGGGTTCTGGCACAGTCTTTGGAAGACCCCTGCTGAAGGTGTACCTGGAAAACTGCGATCGTGACCGTAGGATCATGGAGCACCACTGCTCACACATCACCCATCTGTTCCACATGGGCCTCATTGCACTCATGGCATACACAGCTGTTACAGAGGATGACGAAGATGAGGTGCGGGAGAAGTGGGCTAAGAAGGTGGAGGACATCCAGCAGAAGATGCAGGAGGTGCTGAGCCAGTGCAAAGACTAG